GCTGGCCGCCGACGATCCGGCCTACAACAACGAGAACGTCATCAAGCCATACTCCAACTGGCAGGGGCCGATCTGGCCGCACGCCAACTGGATGGTTATGCACGCGCTCCTGCACTACGGCTATCCCGAAGCCGCCCTGGCCGTCGCCGAGCGCGTGACCAGGCTGTGCCTCAAAGACCTGGCCGAAAACGGCATGATGCGCGAGAACTACCACGCCGACACGGGGGCTCCGCTGGCTGCGCCCGACTTCATCAGCTGGAACCTGCTCGCGGCCCAGATGATCGACGAAGCCCGGACCGGCGTTTTCCAGCCGGATCCCGCCCAGACGCTGTTTTCGATCTGAGGCAGCCACGGCTGCCGTGAGTTGTAGCGTTTTCCCTCCGTCGGGCGTATAAAAGAATGAGTGCGGAGGGCGCTATGAAGCACGTCCGTTCGTCCGCCGCTTTTTCCAGCGATATCCGTCTCGGTAAGGGTGCGCTCGGCTTGGCGCTTGCGATTCTCGCCGTTTCGGGCGGCTTTCTTTTCAGTCGGCCTGCGCAAGAGGCGCAGGACCCTGTCCTGACGGCGCTTCTGGGCAAGCTGTCCGCCTACGCCGCCCGGCTGGAGGGCTCGGTCCTGGACTTCGTCTGCCGGGAAGAGATCGCGGAGAGGATCGATCCCGCCCTCGACGTCAGGGCGGCTTCGCCGCTCGTCCCCGATGCTTTCCGCGACCGGATCTATGGAAAACTAATCTCGGCCAAGAATCATTATGTCTACGACTACCAGTGTGTGCGTGGAAAGAACGGACTCGTCCGAGAAACCAGGACCCTTCTTGACGATAATGGGAAAAAGACGAATGTCCCCGACGCGAAGCTCAAGACGGAGGTTTTTGTCTTCGGCATGCCGCTCCTGGGGCCCGTCGGGATCTTCGCCGAACGCTTCCGTCCGTTCTACGACTACAAGATCACCGGCCGGGAGAAAGTCGACGGCAAACCCGCTTTGATCATCGAGGCTACGCCTACGGCGGAGCGGCCCGGCGCCACTAACCTCTACGGCAAGGCTTGGGTTGGAGCTGAGGACGGGGAGATTCTCAAGATCGAATGGAGCGAGTCGAGGGTCGGCAGACGCGAGATCTTCGAGGAGCGCGCGGAAAAGTACCAGATGCAGCCGCGCATCACCCTGCGTTCGGAGTTCAGCGCCGAGAAGAACGGCATCCGGTTCCCCAGCATGCTTTGGATGGAGGAGGCCTACCTGAATACGCGCGGCCGGGCCTTCATTCGATCCACGACAACCGTCGCCTACAAGGACTTCAAGTTCTTCACCGTCGAGGTCGACGTCCGCTAACGTACAGCTCCATGCTGTAGCGTTTTCCCCGCGCTCGGCGTATAAAGTAATGAGTGGGGAGGGCGCCATGAAGTTCATCTGTTTGAGCCCCGTTTTCATCAATCGCCGCAATCGTTTTTTGGGCTCGTTCTGCCTGACCGCGGCCGTTTTCGCCGTCGCGGGCGGCTTTCTCTTCAGCCGGCCCGCTCAGGAGGCGCAGGAACCCGTCCTGGCGAAGCTCCTGAGCAAGCTGTCCGCCTATGCCGCCCGGCTGGAGGGCTCGGTCCTCGATTTCGTCTGCCGGGAGGAAATCTCCGAGACGATCAACTACGCCCTCGACCAAGTCCGTTCACGGCCCGATATCATCTCGAACTGGGCCGTCGGAGGCGCCTTCGGGATGTCTTGGGTCGGTCGGCCGGCGGCCAAGGAGAAAGACGCCTACGTCTATGATTATCAATGCGTGCGGGACAAGAACCGGGCCGTGCGCGAAACCAGGACCCTGCTGAAGGAAAACGGAAAGCCGGCCAACGAGCCCGGGACGGGGCTTAAGACCCAAAATTTTGTCTTCGGCACGCCGCTTTTGGGACCGGTGGGCATCTTCGCCCAACGCTTCCAATCCGCGTATACCTATCGAATCATCGGACACGATAAGGTCGGGAAGACGCCGGCCGTGGTCATCGAAGCCGAGCCGCTCTATGATATGCCCGGGACGACCAACCTCTACGGCAAGGCCTGGGTCGGGCCCGACGACGGCGAGATCCTCAAGATCGAGTGGAGCGATGCAAGGATCGGCAACCGCGCCGTTTTCGAGGAGAGGGCCGGGCGCTACAAGCTCAAGCCGCGCATCACCCTGCGTTCGGAGTTCAGCGCCGAGAAGAACGGCATCCGTTTCCCGAGCAAGCTGTGGATCGAGGAAGCCTACGTCACCGAAAGAGGCCGGGCCTATGTCCGCTCCGAGACGACCGTGGCCTATACGGACTTCAAGTTCTTCACCGTCGAGGTCGACGTCCGTTGACCCGTTGACAATGCGGGATCGGCCCGGCTAGGATGGCGGGGATGATGATCCCGCGACGAACAACGCCCCCGATCCTGATCGCCCTCGTTCTGGCCGCCGCCGGCTTGGCCCAAAGCGCGTTTCCGCAAACGCCATCGCCGGAGTCTTTGATCGAAGCGGGGCATTGGCGGCGGGCCAAAGCCGCGGCCGAGGCGATGCTGAAGGCGAACCCGAACGATCCCCGAGCCCAGTTCCTGATGTCCCGCTGCCTGGACGCTGCGGGGGACCTGGATGGAGCGCTGGCCCTGGCCGAAAAGGCCTCCGAGCGCGATCCTCGAAATCCCGATGGCCACGCCTTGCTGGCCTATATTAACGGCCGACGGGCCCAGGGCGCGGGCGTCCTGAGGCAGGTTGGGCTGGCCCGGCGCATCCGCAAGGAAGCCGAGGCGGCCCTGGCGCTCGACCCGCGCCACGTCGAAGCCCATCTGATCCTGATTGAGTTCTATCGACAAGCCCCCGGCATCGTCGGCGGCGACAAGGATCGGGCCCGGCAGCTGGCCGAGGAGCTGGTCGCCATAGCCCCGGCGCGCGGATACATAGTCCAAGCGGGCTTTTTGCGGCGGGAGGCGGGTTCGGCGGGGAAAGTCGAAGAGCTTTATAAAAAGGCCGTGGCTGCCGAGCCGTCTTCATACCAGGCGCTCACGACACTGGCCGGGTATTACGCGTCCGGCCGTGAGAAACGATTCGCGGAGGGGGAAGCGCTGGCCCGCGAGGCGATGCGGCTCCAGCCCGATCGGGCGGCGGCATACGGCCTCCTGGCCCAAGCCTACGCTGCCCAAGCCCGCTTTGCGGACCTTGAAGTGGTCTTGCGGGAAGCGGAAACGAACGTCCCCGATAATCCGGCGCCTTTCCTTCAAGCCGGCCGGGCCGTCTTCCAACAGGGTTCGGATTACGCCCGGGCGGAAGCTTTGATCCGGAAATATCTTTCGCGCCCGCCCGAGCTCGGCGCCCCTTCCCACGCTCAGGCTTGGTGGCGGCTGGGCTTGGCTCTGGAAAAGCTCGGCCGGAAAAGCGAGGCGGTGGTGGCCCTCCGTAAAGCCGTGGCCCTCGATCCGAAGCTCGAGGGGGCCAAACGGGACCTTAAGCGGTTCTGACCGGGAGGCCGGTCACTTCAGCTTCTTGGCTTTGAACTCCGCGTCGCCCATGTCGGAGATCTGGACGGTGCCGGCGATCGTTTCGCCGTCGACCTTGCCTTTGAAGGTCAAAGGGATTTCCCCCATCGGGCCGGTGACCACGACGGTCCAGGCGATTTCGTTGGCTTTGATCTTCCCGTCGCTCTTGAGCTCGGTCCCTTGCTGGGTCTTCATGACCACCTTGACCGCTTCGCCGGCTTGGACGAAGGCGGTGGCATAGACCCGGGTCCCCATCGGGGTTTCGAAGGTCAGCTCCCAGCTTCCGGTGACGTCGATCTTGGCCTGGGGCAGGGCCGCGGCCGCAGCGGCGGAGAGAGCCAGCAGGGCGAGAATGATGAGGGTGTGTTTGCGCATCTGATTTCTCCTGTTGCGCCGAAATTATAACCCATCCCCGGAGGAGAGTCGACAGCCGCCGCTGGCCTTGTATACGAACTTTCCCCGCTCCCTATTCGTATCTACGGATGAACGGCGGGGTACCCGCCCGCCCTTGCGCGAACAGGAGAATGCCGATGACAGTATCCAAATCCTTGACTCTCGGGCTTCTCGCCCTCGGCTTGGCGATCGCACCCGCTTGCGTCATCAACGACGGGGGAAGCGGGCCGATGCAGGAGCGGGTCGAACGCATCCCGCTGGAGGGCCTCGATTCGGCCGAGATCGCCCTTAATCTCTCGGCCGGGCAATTGACGGTCCGCGGCTCCGACGGGGCCGACCTCGTGGCCGGCACCTTCCGCTACAACCGGACCCGGCTCGAGCCGGGCATCGACTACAGCAAGACCGGAAGCCGGGGCCGGGTCATCATCCGCCATCGCCGGCGGGGGATGTCCTTGTTCGGCCGCATCCGGAACACTTGGGACTTGGAGCTGAGCAAGCGCGTCCCGCTCGATCTGGACGTGGATTGCGGGGCCGGGGAATCCAACCTCGACTTGCGTGGTCTCGACCTTCGCTCCTTGACGATCGACATGGGCGTCGGCGCCCTGCGGGCGGACCTGACCGGCGAGCGGACCCGTAGCCTGGATGTGTCCGTGGACGGCGGCGTCGGCGAGGCGACTTTGGACTTGCCCGCCTCCGTCGGCGTGCGGGTCGATATCGACGGCGGTCTCGGCTCCATCCATGCTCCCGGCTTCGCCAAGGCCGGCCACATTTACACCAACGAGGCCTGGGGCAAGACCGCGGCTTCGATCAGCGTCTCGATCGACGCCGGCATCGGCAGCGTCAATCTGAAGCTCCGCTGACGGGCTCGCCGTTCGGAAAAAACCTCAGGGGGCTTGCTTTTCTCCCGAAATACGCCTATATTGCCGCCAACGGAGATCGCCCCTCGCCGGTCGGTCCCGGAACAATCGAAAGGAGTTTCGGATGGCAAAAGCAATGACGAAGAGCCAGATCGTGGCCGGTGTCGCTGAAGCGGCAGGCATCACCAAGAAGCAGGCGGTCGCCGCCGTCGAAGGGCTGGTCGCGATGGCTTACAAGAACGCCAAGAACGGCTTTACGGTTCCCGGTCTGGGCAAGCTCGTTCTGGTAAACCGCAAAGCTCGTATGGGCCGCAACCCGGCCACCGGCGCCGCGATCAAGATCCCGGCCAAGCGCGTCGTGAAATTCCGCGTCGCCAAGGCCTGCAAGGACGCGATCCTCGGCTGATCGACGGACCCGGTCCGTTTTCCGCCGGCATTGAACTGATGATCCGGGGCCGCTCCGTCCGGAGCGGCTCCTTTTTCTCCTTCCCGCATCATTTCGAGAAGAGGGGGGATTGAGCCTTATCCGCGATAAGGGAGTTGTCGGCTCGGATTAAGCCCGGATCAGAGCGCCCAGATTCCGCTTCAGGATGGGTCCGAAGTCGGCGGGCTTGACGGCCGGGAAGAGGCGGAGCCGCTTTTTCAGAGACTGCTTCAGCGCCTCGCTCGGCGTCCCTTTGAGGATCGCCTTAGTCTCCTCCTCCGAAACTCCCTCCAGCGTCGCCGTCAGTTCGGGGATGCGGCTGTTTTCGGGACAGGCGGACTGGCACTTCAGGCAGCCCATCAGGACGTGGTGCATGCTGGGCAGGAAGATATTGGGAAAGTCGCCGGAATTCTCGTTGAACAGCGTCAGGCAGCGCCCCGCGTCCACGATGAAATTCGTCCGGCTCAGGCATGAGGTCGGGCAGATGCGGTCGCACATATGGCAATGGCGGCATTCGTCAAGGATCTCGAGCTCGACGTCGGGGTCCGCGGCCGGCTTGGCATCGGTGACGAAGGCATGGAGGAGGTTATAGCTGCCCATCCCGTCGACGAAGATCAGGTTGTTGCGTCCGAAGCGGCCCAGCCCGCTGCGGCCGGCCAGATATTTTAGCGGGACGCGCTTGGAAATGTCGGACAGCTTCCGGCCGGGCTCCTTGAGGAGGTCCGCCTGGATGACCGATTTCAGCTTTTCCGGCGTCCATTCGTCCTCGTAATACTGGAACGGAACCAGGATGCGGTGGCTCTGGCCATTGTGCCGGAAATCGGCCGTGGCCGACTTGGCGAACGTGGCCGCGACGACGACCGACCGGGCGTCTTTAAAGTCGGCGGGCAGCCCGAAGTCGAGGGCCTCGAGCGAGGCGCGAAACAGCTTGTGCCGGCTGAGGCCGTCGCCCTGGCGGACCTTTTCAAAATCGGCTTTCAGAGCCGTCCAGCGGTCCATCGGGATGATCTTGGTGCGGTAGGGGGGAATCTGGGAGGCATCGATCGGCGCCCGCATCCGGCCGCGGCCGCCCTGACCCCACTCTTGGAATCGGGGCCAAGCCGCTCCGGCGATGAGCGCGGTCTTCAGAAAATCCCGTCGGGTCGTCATAGCGTCTCTCCTGGTCTTGAAAGAAATTGGACAA
The DNA window shown above is from Candidatus Aminicenantes bacterium and carries:
- a CDS encoding HU family DNA-binding protein; amino-acid sequence: MAKAMTKSQIVAGVAEAAGITKKQAVAAVEGLVAMAYKNAKNGFTVPGLGKLVLVNRKARMGRNPATGAAIKIPAKRVVKFRVAKACKDAILG
- a CDS encoding twin-arginine translocation signal domain-containing protein → MTTRRDFLKTALIAGAAWPRFQEWGQGGRGRMRAPIDASQIPPYRTKIIPMDRWTALKADFEKVRQGDGLSRHKLFRASLEALDFGLPADFKDARSVVVAATFAKSATADFRHNGQSHRILVPFQYYEDEWTPEKLKSVIQADLLKEPGRKLSDISKRVPLKYLAGRSGLGRFGRNNLIFVDGMGSYNLLHAFVTDAKPAADPDVELEILDECRHCHMCDRICPTSCLSRTNFIVDAGRCLTLFNENSGDFPNIFLPSMHHVLMGCLKCQSACPENSRIPELTATLEGVSEEETKAILKGTPSEALKQSLKKRLRLFPAVKPADFGPILKRNLGALIRA
- a CDS encoding toast rack family protein: MTVSKSLTLGLLALGLAIAPACVINDGGSGPMQERVERIPLEGLDSAEIALNLSAGQLTVRGSDGADLVAGTFRYNRTRLEPGIDYSKTGSRGRVIIRHRRRGMSLFGRIRNTWDLELSKRVPLDLDVDCGAGESNLDLRGLDLRSLTIDMGVGALRADLTGERTRSLDVSVDGGVGEATLDLPASVGVRVDIDGGLGSIHAPGFAKAGHIYTNEAWGKTAASISVSIDAGIGSVNLKLR
- a CDS encoding tetratricopeptide repeat protein; the protein is MMIPRRTTPPILIALVLAAAGLAQSAFPQTPSPESLIEAGHWRRAKAAAEAMLKANPNDPRAQFLMSRCLDAAGDLDGALALAEKASERDPRNPDGHALLAYINGRRAQGAGVLRQVGLARRIRKEAEAALALDPRHVEAHLILIEFYRQAPGIVGGDKDRARQLAEELVAIAPARGYIVQAGFLRREAGSAGKVEELYKKAVAAEPSSYQALTTLAGYYASGREKRFAEGEALAREAMRLQPDRAAAYGLLAQAYAAQARFADLEVVLREAETNVPDNPAPFLQAGRAVFQQGSDYARAEALIRKYLSRPPELGAPSHAQAWWRLGLALEKLGRKSEAVVALRKAVALDPKLEGAKRDLKRF